The Parus major isolate Abel chromosome Z, Parus_major1.1, whole genome shotgun sequence genome has a window encoding:
- the IL11RA gene encoding interleukin-11 receptor subunit alpha isoform X1, with translation MKGRRKALIVPSVPARVQDHCAGTLCPQNVSLLVQASRDVFSACVPICGGVEPPRKMRSSIPGLGRVMVFLAAALASASFAIPEDWGEEGVQYGQLGTDVTLPCPGVRASSPVQWRRAGAMALPEGSAIQQGSLVLPRTSLAFMGTYSCHGEDGGLLHTVSLRLGHLPGVPFVSCRASDYENFSCSWTSSVETFLPTRYITTYRKKSLTGEEKRRNKNGHVGLCLQDPSHPSTCTVHRSEFWSSYRLNITEVNPLGFSYRLLDVTMQAIIKPDPPEGLVVEPIPLAPRRLHVSWKYPSSWPKEPHFQLRFRLQYRPVIHRSWSVVETVNLSEVITDAFTGLEHVVQVSAKDFLDAGNWSEWSAEARATPVRDLASTASEETTTDARLESLAEEPSPAPNPEPINRSDPLEKMAVLVSLGIFAFFILAAVLVITILIWLRVRKHGKDKTKPNFLVAATHLKALPKAQIL, from the exons ATGAAGGGACGAAGAAAAGCTCTGATTGTTCCCTCTGTCCCGGCTCGGGTCCAGGACCACTGTGCTGGGACTCTGTGTCCCCAGAATGTGTCACTGCTGGTGCAAGCATCAAGGGAtgttttctctgcctgtgtgcCCATCTGTGGGGGTGTGGAGCCACCAAGGAAG ATGCGCAGTTCCATCCCAGGCCTGGGCAGGGTGATGGTGTTCCTCGCAGCAGCCCTGGCATCAGCCTCCTTTGCTATCCCTGAAGACTGGGGAGAGGAAG GTGTGCAGTatggacagctggggacagacGTGACCCTACCATGCCCTGGTGTCCGTGCCAG CTCACCAGTGCAATGGAGACGAGCAGGTGCCATGGCTCTGCCGGAGGGCTCGGCCATCCAGCAGGGATCCCTGGTGCTGCCACGCACCAGCTTGGCCTTCATGGGAACCTACAGCTGCCATGGCGAGGACGGTGGCCTCCTGCACACTGTGTCCCTGCGCCTGGGGC ACCTGCCTGGAGTCCCCTTTGTGTCCTGCAGAGCATCTGACTATGAGAATTTCTCTTGCTCCTGGACCTCCAGTGTGGAGACCTTCCTCCCCACCAGATACATCACCACATACAG GAAGAAATCCCTGACAGGCGAAGAAAAGCGGAG GAACAAGAATGGGCACgtggggctgtgcctgcaggatccatcccaccccagcaccTGCACCGTCCACAGGTCAGAGTTCTGGAGCTCCTACCGCCTGAACATCACCGAGGTGAACCCCCTGGGCTTCAGCTACCGCCTTCTTGATGTCACCATGCAGGCCATCA TTAAGCCAGACCCTCCGGAGGGCTTGGTGGTGGAGCCCATCCCCCTGGCCCCACGCCGACTCCACGTGAGCTGGAAGTACCCTTCCTCCTGGCCAAAGGAACCCCACTTCCAGCTAAGGTTTCGGCTCCAGTACCGACCCGTCATCCACCGTTCCTGGTCCGTG gtAGAGACGGTGAATCTGTCTGAGGTTATCACGGATGCCTTCACTGGGCTGGAGCACGTGGTCCAAGTCAGTGCCAAGGATTTCCTGGATGCAGGGAATTGGAGTGAGTGGAGTGCTGAGGCCCGGGCAACACCTGTCAGAG ACCTGGCCTCCACAGCAAGTGAAGAAACCACTACAGATGCCAGACTggagagcctggctgaggagcCCTCCCCGGCTCCCAACCCTGAGCCCATCA ATCGCAGTGACCCCTTGGAGAAGATGGCCGTCCTGGTGTCCCTTGGGATCTTTGCCTTCTTCATCCTGGCTGCTGTTCTTGTCATCACCATCCTCATCTG GCTCCGGGTGAGGAAACATGGTAAGGACAAGACCAAACCAAATTTTCTGGTTGCTGCCACCCACTTGAAGGCACTACCAA AAGCTCAGATCCTGTAG
- the IL11RA gene encoding interleukin-11 receptor subunit alpha isoform X3: MQQMRSSIPGLGRVMVFLAAALASASFAIPEDWGEEGVQYGQLGTDVTLPCPGVRASSPVQWRRAGAMALPEGSAIQQGSLVLPRTSLAFMGTYSCHGEDGGLLHTVSLRLGHLPGVPFVSCRASDYENFSCSWTSSVETFLPTRYITTYRKKSLTGEEKRRNKNGHVGLCLQDPSHPSTCTVHRSEFWSSYRLNITEVNPLGFSYRLLDVTMQAIIKPDPPEGLVVEPIPLAPRRLHVSWKYPSSWPKEPHFQLRFRLQYRPVIHRSWSVVETVNLSEVITDAFTGLEHVVQVSAKDFLDAGNWSEWSAEARATPVRDLASTASEETTTDARLESLAEEPSPAPNPEPINRSDPLEKMAVLVSLGIFAFFILAAVLVITILIWLRVRKHGKDKTKPNFLVAATHLKALPKAQIL, encoded by the exons ATGCGCAGTTCCATCCCAGGCCTGGGCAGGGTGATGGTGTTCCTCGCAGCAGCCCTGGCATCAGCCTCCTTTGCTATCCCTGAAGACTGGGGAGAGGAAG GTGTGCAGTatggacagctggggacagacGTGACCCTACCATGCCCTGGTGTCCGTGCCAG CTCACCAGTGCAATGGAGACGAGCAGGTGCCATGGCTCTGCCGGAGGGCTCGGCCATCCAGCAGGGATCCCTGGTGCTGCCACGCACCAGCTTGGCCTTCATGGGAACCTACAGCTGCCATGGCGAGGACGGTGGCCTCCTGCACACTGTGTCCCTGCGCCTGGGGC ACCTGCCTGGAGTCCCCTTTGTGTCCTGCAGAGCATCTGACTATGAGAATTTCTCTTGCTCCTGGACCTCCAGTGTGGAGACCTTCCTCCCCACCAGATACATCACCACATACAG GAAGAAATCCCTGACAGGCGAAGAAAAGCGGAG GAACAAGAATGGGCACgtggggctgtgcctgcaggatccatcccaccccagcaccTGCACCGTCCACAGGTCAGAGTTCTGGAGCTCCTACCGCCTGAACATCACCGAGGTGAACCCCCTGGGCTTCAGCTACCGCCTTCTTGATGTCACCATGCAGGCCATCA TTAAGCCAGACCCTCCGGAGGGCTTGGTGGTGGAGCCCATCCCCCTGGCCCCACGCCGACTCCACGTGAGCTGGAAGTACCCTTCCTCCTGGCCAAAGGAACCCCACTTCCAGCTAAGGTTTCGGCTCCAGTACCGACCCGTCATCCACCGTTCCTGGTCCGTG gtAGAGACGGTGAATCTGTCTGAGGTTATCACGGATGCCTTCACTGGGCTGGAGCACGTGGTCCAAGTCAGTGCCAAGGATTTCCTGGATGCAGGGAATTGGAGTGAGTGGAGTGCTGAGGCCCGGGCAACACCTGTCAGAG ACCTGGCCTCCACAGCAAGTGAAGAAACCACTACAGATGCCAGACTggagagcctggctgaggagcCCTCCCCGGCTCCCAACCCTGAGCCCATCA ATCGCAGTGACCCCTTGGAGAAGATGGCCGTCCTGGTGTCCCTTGGGATCTTTGCCTTCTTCATCCTGGCTGCTGTTCTTGTCATCACCATCCTCATCTG GCTCCGGGTGAGGAAACATGGTAAGGACAAGACCAAACCAAATTTTCTGGTTGCTGCCACCCACTTGAAGGCACTACCAA AAGCTCAGATCCTGTAG
- the IL11RA gene encoding interleukin-11 receptor subunit alpha isoform X2: MRSSIPGLGRVMVFLAAALASASFAIPEDWGEEGVQYGQLGTDVTLPCPGVRASSPVQWRRAGAMALPEGSAIQQGSLVLPRTSLAFMGTYSCHGEDGGLLHTVSLRLGHLPGVPFVSCRASDYENFSCSWTSSVETFLPTRYITTYRKKSLTGEEKRRNKNGHVGLCLQDPSHPSTCTVHRSEFWSSYRLNITEVNPLGFSYRLLDVTMQAIIKPDPPEGLVVEPIPLAPRRLHVSWKYPSSWPKEPHFQLRFRLQYRPVIHRSWSVVETVNLSEVITDAFTGLEHVVQVSAKDFLDAGNWSEWSAEARATPVRDLASTASEETTTDARLESLAEEPSPAPNPEPINRSDPLEKMAVLVSLGIFAFFILAAVLVITILIWLRVRKHGKDKTKPNFLVAATHLKALPKAQIL; this comes from the exons ATGCGCAGTTCCATCCCAGGCCTGGGCAGGGTGATGGTGTTCCTCGCAGCAGCCCTGGCATCAGCCTCCTTTGCTATCCCTGAAGACTGGGGAGAGGAAG GTGTGCAGTatggacagctggggacagacGTGACCCTACCATGCCCTGGTGTCCGTGCCAG CTCACCAGTGCAATGGAGACGAGCAGGTGCCATGGCTCTGCCGGAGGGCTCGGCCATCCAGCAGGGATCCCTGGTGCTGCCACGCACCAGCTTGGCCTTCATGGGAACCTACAGCTGCCATGGCGAGGACGGTGGCCTCCTGCACACTGTGTCCCTGCGCCTGGGGC ACCTGCCTGGAGTCCCCTTTGTGTCCTGCAGAGCATCTGACTATGAGAATTTCTCTTGCTCCTGGACCTCCAGTGTGGAGACCTTCCTCCCCACCAGATACATCACCACATACAG GAAGAAATCCCTGACAGGCGAAGAAAAGCGGAG GAACAAGAATGGGCACgtggggctgtgcctgcaggatccatcccaccccagcaccTGCACCGTCCACAGGTCAGAGTTCTGGAGCTCCTACCGCCTGAACATCACCGAGGTGAACCCCCTGGGCTTCAGCTACCGCCTTCTTGATGTCACCATGCAGGCCATCA TTAAGCCAGACCCTCCGGAGGGCTTGGTGGTGGAGCCCATCCCCCTGGCCCCACGCCGACTCCACGTGAGCTGGAAGTACCCTTCCTCCTGGCCAAAGGAACCCCACTTCCAGCTAAGGTTTCGGCTCCAGTACCGACCCGTCATCCACCGTTCCTGGTCCGTG gtAGAGACGGTGAATCTGTCTGAGGTTATCACGGATGCCTTCACTGGGCTGGAGCACGTGGTCCAAGTCAGTGCCAAGGATTTCCTGGATGCAGGGAATTGGAGTGAGTGGAGTGCTGAGGCCCGGGCAACACCTGTCAGAG ACCTGGCCTCCACAGCAAGTGAAGAAACCACTACAGATGCCAGACTggagagcctggctgaggagcCCTCCCCGGCTCCCAACCCTGAGCCCATCA ATCGCAGTGACCCCTTGGAGAAGATGGCCGTCCTGGTGTCCCTTGGGATCTTTGCCTTCTTCATCCTGGCTGCTGTTCTTGTCATCACCATCCTCATCTG GCTCCGGGTGAGGAAACATGGTAAGGACAAGACCAAACCAAATTTTCTGGTTGCTGCCACCCACTTGAAGGCACTACCAA AAGCTCAGATCCTGTAG